In Caloramator sp. E03, the sequence AATAGCTTCAATTAAATATATAATAGAAAATGATCTTCCAGGTAAGGCAAAGGAAAAGGGAGAATATTTCTTGTTAAAGCTTATGAATTTAAAGGAAAAGTATCCTGTTATAAAGGATGTAAGAGGAAGGGGACTTATGATAGGAATTGAATTTGAGGAGCCAAAAGGAGTTTTAAATTCAATTACAGCAGGGAAGCTTTCCGAGCTTTCCAATGAATATTTTGCATCTCTTGTTGCTGGAAAGCTTATGAATGAGCATAGAATAATTACAGCATATACTCTTAATAATCCAAACGTTATAAGGCTTGAACCACCTCTTATTATTTCTTATGAGGAAATAGATAAAGTAATTTTTGCACTTGAAAGTATATTTGAAAAAAATAAGAGCTTTTTAGGTATAGGTTTAGATAGTGGGAAGCAGATTTTAAAATCTATGTTTAAAAAATAAAATAATATTTAAAGATATCATAATATAAAAAGCCCTCATGGTTTAATTCATAAGGGCTTTTTATATTATGATCATTTACTAGGTTTAGAAACAAATTTATTTCCAACTATATAAAATCTCCATAGAAAATCCTTAGCTTCCTCTGCATAATCAATATTTATTCGTTTTGCTTCTTTTATTTCAAAGTTGGTAATCCCTTCAGCAATATAAAAATTGTTGCTACAAATATCTTCACCATTGTTTGATTTATCAATTTTAAATGCACTACAAAGTTTTGAAGGACCGTTTGTAAGGTTAATAATTTCTTTTTTATTCAGCTCATTAAAGCTCTTGTTATATCTATTTTTTGCCATATCATCAAGCCCAGATATTGGCTCTACTGCTCTAATTAAAACAGCACAGGGCTTCTCAACTTCTTCGGTTACTATATTTAAACAAAAATTTTTACCATATATCATATATACGTATGCATAACCAGGAGGTCCATACATAGCCTCATTTCTTTCTGTTCTTCTATAGTTATATGAATGAGAAGCTTTGTCATGGGGACCTATATAGGCTTCTGTTTCAACAATCATACCTATTAGCTTTTTACCATTTACGATTTTTACAATATATTTTCCAAGAAGTTCTTTAGCAACAGTCAATGTATCACGATTATAAAAACTTCTATCAAGCATATTCATTATAAGACCTCCATAAATTACAAAATTGTGCCTTTAACATTTATAGTATAAACTAAAAAATTAATTAATTGCTATTTAATTTTTTATATAAATAAATTGTAGTTAATAAATTTTTGTTAATTTAAATACTTTTTGATTTTTAAATATTTTATGAAAAATCAAGCTGTAATAACGAGATAAAGAGAATTATTATAATTATTTAAGCTAAAATATCAATTATTCCTCATAATTGACAGTTGACGATTTATGAAATTATTGACAAAATATTAATAGATAGTTTGTTAAATAACTATCAAATATTATTGCCGTATAAGATACAAATCATCCAATAATTATTGTTAAATTGTTGGATAATAAAAAATAAATAAAGACAAGGGGGATTTCTATGTGGGAATCAAAAATGTTAATTAATGATGTAAGAGAGATAAGATGTAAGACAACAGTATATCTTGGAGTAGGGGCAATTAAGAAAATATTTGATATCTGTGAAGATTTGAAAAGTAGGGGTATCGACAAGGTAGTTGTAATTACAGGTAAAGGAGCTTATGAAAAGACAGGTGCATGGAAGTATGTTACAGATGCCTTTGAAAAAAATGGAATAAAGCATGTATTATATAATAAAGTTACTCCTAACCCAACTGCTGACCAAGTTGATGAAGCAACTAATATGGCAAGGGAATTAGGGGCAAAAGCTGTTATTGGTATCGGTGGAGGAAGTCCAATCGATGCTGCTAAAAGTGTTGCAATACTTTTGGAATATCCGGATAAAAATTGTAGAGATATTTATGAATACAAGTTTGTTCCTTCCAAAGCTGCTCCAATAGTTGCAATTAATTTAACCCATGGAACTGGAACAGAAGCTGATAGATTTGCAGTTGTTAGCATACCAGAAAAGGAATATAAACCAGCAATTGCTTATGATTGTATTTATCCATTATACTCAATAGATGATCCTTCATTGATGACAATGCTCCCAGCTAACCAGACTCTATATGTTTCAGTTGATGCAATAAATCATATAATTGAAGCTGCAACAACTAAAGTAGCAACTCCTTATTCTATATTACTTGCAAAAGAAACATTTAGACTTATTACAAAATATTTACCACAAGCTCTTATGCATCCACAGGATTTAACAGCAAGATATTACTTATTATATGCATCACTTATTGCTGGTATTTCCTTTGATAATGGATTGCTTCACTTTACTCATGCTCTTGAACATCCTTTAAGTGCAGTTAAACCTGAACTTGCTCATGGATTGGGGCTTGGAATGTTACTTCCTGCTGTAATAAAGCATATTTATCCTGCTTGTCCTGAAGTTTTAGCTGATATACTAAATCCAATTGCTCCAGATCTTGTAGGTGTACCAGGAGAAGCAGAATACGCAGCTGAATTAATGGAAACATGGTTAAGACAAGTTGGACTTATTGAAAAGTTACAAGATCTTGGATTTACAGAAAATGATGTTGAAAAATTAGCAAATCTTGCATTAAGTACTCCAAGTCTTGACTTACTATTAAGTATGGCTCCAATTCCAGCAACAAAAGAAACAATAAAACAAATATATACTGATTCATTATAATAAATATGTAGCGTATAATGTTTAAAAATAATGAATGTACATTGATGAGGAATTTGCAAAATATTAGAAAAATAGACTATATAAGGAAATTTAAAAATCCCATTATACTGAATAAGTATTATGGGATTTTTTGTTTTCAATAATATAAACAAGAAATATTGAGCAAGAGAGAGAAATTATTCTCTAAGTATTATTTTTGTTGTTTGAAGTAATGAATCATGAATGATACAATATGTTGTATAATATAATATATATACATACAAAATGTTGATAGAGAGGAGCGAATATATGGAGCTTAGCGAAAATGCATTAAAAGTTTTAAATAAAAGGTACCTAGCAAAGGATGAAAAGGGAAATATAATAGAAACTCCTGAGGAGATGTTTAAAAGGGTTGCAAAAGCTGTTGCAAAGGCAGATGAAATATATGATAAAGATGCTGATGTTATTGCTACAGAAAAAAAGTTCTATGATTTAATGACTTCATTAAGGTTTATTCCTAATTCCCCAACCCTTATGAATGCAGGGCGTCCTTTGGGGCAGCTCTCTGCCTGTTTTGTTCTTCCAATTGAGGATTCGATGGATGGTATATTTGATTCGGTTAAAAACGCAGCACTTATACATAAATCAGGAGGGGGAACGGGTTTTAGCTTTTCAAGGCTAAGGCCTAAAGGCTCAACTGTTAAAACAACAGGAGGAGTAGCTTCAGGTCCTGTTAGCTTTTTAAAGGTATTTAATTCTGCAACGGAGGCTGTAAAGCAGGGGGGCACAAGAAGAGGGGCAAATATGGCAATACTTCGTGTTGACCATCCAGATATTTTAGAGTTTATAAAATGCAAAGAGGATAATAGTGAGATAACAAATTTTAATATTAGCATTGGAATTACTGAAAAATTTATGGAAGCTGTTTTTAAAGGTGAGGATTATGAGCTTATAGATCCTCATACTAAAGCTATAGCAGGAAAGCTAAATGCAAAGGAAGTTTTTGATACAATAGTAAAAATGGCTTGGAGAAATGGTGAACCTGGAATAGTTTTTTTAGACAGGATGAACAAAGATAATCCAACTCCAGCTTTAGGAGAAATTGAAAGCACTAATCCCTGTTTTCATCCTGATACTTTAATATCAACAGAGGAAGGGCTTGTAAGGATTGAAGACCTTTATAAAAAGTATGGCAACAATATGTTCAATATTATAACCGACAATAGGGTTATAAAAGATAAAATAAGTCAAAATGTAAAAGATTATTATGAAAATGGTGTAACTTTAAGACCTGCAAAGGTTTACAAAACTGGAATAAAAAAGACTATAGAAATAATCCTTCATAGTGGTCAAACTTTAAAAGTAACGCCAGAACATAAAATTATGACATCTTTGGGCTGGAAAGAGGCATGTAAGCTCTCAATAGGTGATGAGGTTCTTATCCAATCTTCAAAGGGATTTTTTAAATATGATGATAAAATAGGAGAGGAGCTTGGGCTATTTTTAGGATGGCTCTCAGGAGATGGATGGCTTACATCTGATGAAAAAGTGCTTGGAATGGTTTTTGCTGAATATGAAGAATATATACTTAGAAAGATGCAAAGCATTGCATTAAAGTATGGTGCTGGTGAAGGAATAATAAATAAGCGTGAGAATGGAACATGGCAGATTTTATTTAAACGAAAGGAATTTGTAAATGCTATAAAAAGCTTAGGATTTGAAGCAAAAAAAGCCCATGAAAAGAGAGTACCAAAATCAATATTTACAGCTTCAAAAAATACTGTTGCAGCATACATAAATGGACTTTTCAGTTCCGATGGAACGGTTAATTTTGTTGACGATAATCATAGAGATATAAGGCTTAGCTCTACTTCAATAGAGCTTTTAAGGGATGTACAGTTACTACTTTTAAATTTAGGTATTTATTCAAATATATATAATAGAACAAAATCCCACCCATCAAATTTTGAATATATAACAAAGGATGGAGAAAAGAGAGTTTATGAAAGCAAGGAATATTATGAGCTAATAATTACACGCAACAATATATGTTCCTTCTGTGAGGAAATGAAGGATTTAATACAGAAAGAAAAAAATGAGAAACTAATTAGTATAAATAGACCTTCAAGAAAAAATACTTACTATACTACAAAAGTAGAAGAGATTAAAGAATCTGAAACTATTGAGGTTTATGATATAAATGAACCGGTTACGAATTCTCTTGTAGCAAATGGGGTTGTTGTTCATAATTGTGGTGAGCAGCCTCTGCTGCCCTATGAAAGCTGCAACCTTGGTTCTATAAACCTTGTTAAAATGCTTAAACTAAAAGATGGAAAATATGAGGTTGATTATGAACTTCTTGAAAAAACTATTCATGATGCTGTTCATTTTCTTGATAATGTTATTGATATAAATAAATATCCTCTACCTGAAATAGAAAAAAGAACAAAGCTTACAAGAAAGATTGGACTTGGGGTTATGGGATTTGCTGATATGCTTATAATGCTTAAAATACCTTATAATTCTCAGGAGGCTGTAGATTTTGCAGATAAATTGATGGGTTTTATAGATGAAAAATCAAAAGATGCAAGCAGGCAGCTTGCAGAAAAAAGAGGTGCCTTTCCAGCCTTTTATGATAGCATATATAAAGATGAAAAGCCCATAAGAAATGCTACAACAACAACTATAGCACCAACAGGCACAATCAGCATAATAGCAGGGGTTTCATCGGGCATTGAGCCTTTATTTGCAGTTGCCTTTGTAAGAAATGTTATGGATAACGATAAACTAACTGAGGTTCATCCATATTTTGAAAAGATAATAAAATATAGAGGCATTTACTCTAAGGAACTCATGCTAAAGGTTGCAGAGCATGGCACTCCATCTCATATTAAAGAAATACCTGAGGATATAAAAAGGATATTTGTAACTGCTCATGATGTAAGCCCTATATGGCATATAAGGATGCAGGCGGCCTTTCAAAAGCATACAGATAATGCAGTTTCAAAGACAGTAAACTTTAAAAATGAAGCAACAGTTGAAGATGTAAGGCAGGTCTATATACTTGCATACAAACTTGGATGCAAAGGGGTTACTATATATAGAGATGGAAGCAGGGAAGGCCAGGTTTTAAATGTTGGTACTAAGGATTTGAATAAAGATGCGGAAAAGGAAAAATCAGCTCCAAGACAAAGGCCTCAGATAACAAGAGGAATTACAGAAAAGGTTAGGGTAGGCTGTGGCAATCTTTATATAACTGTTAATTATGACGATAATGGAATTTGTGAGGTATTTACTAACGTTGGCAAAGCAGGAGGATGTCCTTCCCAATCGGAAGCTACGGCAAGGCTAATATCTATAGCCCTTAGAAGTGGTATGAGCCCATTGGAGATTATAGAGCAGCTAAAGGGAATAAGATGTCATTCAACTTTAAGGCAAAGGGCTAATAATAGTGATATCAAGGTTTTATCCTGCCCTGATGCAATTGCAAGGACAATAGAGAAACTTATGAATTTAAATCAAACGGAAAAAGAAATAGATTTGGATGAGACAACAGATTTAGCTGAACTAATACCACGAATGGATACAAAAGTTGAAAAGATAAGCTGCCCTGAGTGTGGAAACAGCATTACCCATCAGGATGGGTGTGTAATATGCCCTAATTGCGGCTATTCAAAATGTGGTTAATATTTTAAAAGGAAAAGGTAAAGAGTTTTAATATCTCTTTACCTTTTATATTTGCAATTATAATATTTAGGAATTTTTTAAAATTATTAAAGGCAAAATAATATATATGAATGTTAAGTTACAATTAACATTGACTTAACCAAAACGTGCAGGAACATAACATTTATTGAAAATATAATTAAGATGTAAAGATAAATGAAAGGAGAAAAAATATGAATAAAATTAAAGGATTAATTCTTGTGCTATTAGTATCTATTCTTACATTATCAACTGTATCCTGCAGTAAAAAAACAGCGTCTCTTTCAGGTACTATCAAGATTGATGGTTCAAGTACAGTAGGGCCTATAACTCAGGCAGTTGCAGAGGAATTTAAAAAAGTTAATAAGGATGTTGAAATAGCGGTTGGAATATCAGGTACTGGCGGAGGATTTAAAAAGTTTGTAGTTGGAGAAACAGATATTAACGATGCCTCAAGACCAGTAAAAAGGGAAGAAATAGATAAAGCAAAAGAAAATAATATAGAGATGACGGAATTTGAAGTTGCAAAGGACGGAATTGCAGTAGTTGTAAACAAGGAAAATACATGGGTTTCAGATATAACAGTTGAGCAGCTTAAAAAGATCTGGTCAAAGGATTCAACAGTAAAGACTTGGAAGGATGTTGACCCATCATGGCCAGATATTCCAATAAAGCTCTATGGACCAGGAACAGATTCAGGTACTTTTGAATATTTTACAGAAGCTATAAATGGTAAAGCCAAGGAGATAAGACCAGATTTTACAGCAAGCGAAGATGACAATGTTTTAGTTCAGGGGGTAGAAGGCGACAAGGGAGCTTTAGGTTACTTTGGACTTGCATACTATGAAGAAAACAAAGATAATCTTAAGATATTAAAGGTTAATGGAGTTGAGCCCAGCCTTGAAACAGTAATGAATGGAACTTACAAACCTCTATCAAGACCACTATATATATATGTAAACAACAAATCCTTAGAAAGAGCAGAAGTTAAGGAATTTGTAAAGTTCTATCTAACAAAGGCAAAGGACCTTGTAAAGGAAGTTGGATACATTCCTCTTCAAGATTCAAAATATCAGGAGCAATTAAGCAAGATAAAGTAGCAATAGGGCACCATTAAGGTGCCTTGTGCACTTTAAAAGTTTAAGGGGGATTATAATGAAGAAAATCCTATTTGAAAGCAAATCAAAGATGCAGAAAAATGAAAGAGTTATAAATAAGATTCTGATAATACTTGGTGTTATATCTATATTAACAACTATAGGCATAATTTTATCCTTAGCTGAAGAAACTATACAATTTTTCAGGAGCGTCTCTATCGTTGAATTTTTTACAAGCACAAAATGGACTCCTATGTTTGAACCTGCAAACTATGGGGTGCTTCCTCTTGTTATGGGAACATTTTTAATAGTGATTTTTTCTTCTGTTATTTCAATACCTATTGGACTTGGAAGTGCTATTTATTTAAGCGAATATGCACCAAAAAAAGTCAGAAAAATATTAAAACCTGTACTTGAAATACTTGCAGGAATACCTTCGATTGTTTATGGATATTTTGCATTAACATCAATAACTCCTCTTATAAGGAGCATATTCCCTAATGCAAGCGTATTTAATGCATTAAGTGCAGGAATAGCTGTTGGCATAATGACTATACCTATGGTTTCATCATTGAGTGAGGATGCTATGATGGCTGTGCCAGATTCGTTAAGGCTTGGTGCCTATGCCTTAGGCTCTACTAAATTTGAAGTTGCTACTAAAATAGTGGTTCCTGCTGCCTTTTCAGGTATTGCTGCATCATTTATACTTGCAATTTCAAGAGCTATTGGGGAGACTATGATAGTTGCAATGGCTGCTGGTTCAACACCAAAGTTAACCTTAAATCCACTTGAAAGTATACAGACGATGACAGGGTATATTGTTCAAATAAGTCTTGGAGATGTTCCAGCAGGTTCTATAGGTTATAAAACTATATTTGCAGTAGGTACATTGCTGTTTTTCATTACATTAATATTAAATATATTATCAAGAAATATAGTAAGAAAATACAGGAGGGCATATTGATGAGCGTGTTAAGGGAAGATTTAGTAAGGCTTATTGATAATCCTGTAAGCCTTCAAAGGAGAAAAATAAAAAATAAATTTTTTCATGTAGTGCTCTTTCTTTGTACAATATTTGGAGTTGTTGTACTTGCCTTCCTTTTATATGATATATTGAAAAAAGGATTGCCTTGGCTGTCAGTAGATTTTATTAAGAATTTCCCATCAAGATTTCCTAAAAAATCAGGAATTTATCCCGCGCTTTTAGGAAGCCTTATGCTGATACTTTTAACTACTGTTATAGCTTTCCCTATAGGAGTGGGGACTGCTATATATCTTGAAGAATACGCAGGAAATAATAGATTTACAGAGCTTATAAAGCTTAATATTGCCAATCTTGCAGGAGTTCCTTCCATTATTTATGGTATGCTTGGGCTGGCGGTATTTGTAAGGGCCCTTGGAATGGGAAGAAGCATTTTAGCCGGTTCTTTTACAATGGCACTTCTTATTCTTCCTATAATAATTATATCATCTCAGGAAGCTATAAGAAGTGTTCCGGGGATTTTAAAGCAGGCATCCTATGCCCTTGGAACAACTAAATGGCAGACTGTAACTGGGGTTATTCTTCCTTATGCAATACCAGGAATTTTAACTGGAACTATACTTGCTGTATCAAGAGCCCTTGGGGAAGCTGCACCTTTAATAGTGGTTGGAGCATTATCCTATGTTTCCTTTGCTCCAAGTTCGGTAATGGATTCCTTCACGACGCTTCCAATACAGATATTCAACTGGGCAAGCATGCCAAAAAAAGAGTTTCAAAATGTAGCTGCTGCAGGTATTATCGTGCTTCTTATAATTTTATTAGCTGTAAATGCTATTGCTATTATACTTAGAGATAAATATCAGATAAGAATGAAGGATTGAGGGGGGAGCTTAATGGAGACAAAAATTAAAGTAGAAAACTTGAATTTTTATTATGGTAATAACAGAGCACTTTCTAACATAAATATGGAGATATATAAAAATAAAATAACTGCGTTTATAGGGCCTTCTGGATGCGGTAAATCGACATTTTTAAGGACTATAAATAGAATGAATGAGTTTATAGAAAATACGAGGGTTGAAGGCAAGATACTAATAGATGATGAAGATATATATTCAAAAAAAGTTGATCCTGTTGAGCTGAGAAGAAGAGTTGGTATGGTATTTCAAAGGCCTAACCCTTTTCCAAAGACAATATATGAAAACATAGTTTATGGACTAAAGAAAAATGGAGTTAAAAATAAAGAAATATTGGACGAAGTAGTATATGGTACTTTAAAGGCTGTTGCGCTTTATGATGAAGTAAAAGATAAAATATATAAGTCTGCTTTAGAGCTATCGGGTGGTCAGCAGCAAAGGCTCTGTATTGCAAGGGCAATTGCAATGCAGCCAGACATTATACTATTTGATGAACCAACTTCAGCTCTTGATCCTATATCTACAATGAAAATTGAAGAATTATTGTTAAATTTAAAAAATGATTATACC encodes:
- a CDS encoding DNA-3-methyladenine glycosylase: MNMLDRSFYNRDTLTVAKELLGKYIVKIVNGKKLIGMIVETEAYIGPHDKASHSYNYRRTERNEAMYGPPGYAYVYMIYGKNFCLNIVTEEVEKPCAVLIRAVEPISGLDDMAKNRYNKSFNELNKKEIINLTNGPSKLCSAFKIDKSNNGEDICSNNFYIAEGITNFEIKEAKRINIDYAEEAKDFLWRFYIVGNKFVSKPSK
- a CDS encoding iron-containing alcohol dehydrogenase; the encoded protein is MWESKMLINDVREIRCKTTVYLGVGAIKKIFDICEDLKSRGIDKVVVITGKGAYEKTGAWKYVTDAFEKNGIKHVLYNKVTPNPTADQVDEATNMARELGAKAVIGIGGGSPIDAAKSVAILLEYPDKNCRDIYEYKFVPSKAAPIVAINLTHGTGTEADRFAVVSIPEKEYKPAIAYDCIYPLYSIDDPSLMTMLPANQTLYVSVDAINHIIEAATTKVATPYSILLAKETFRLITKYLPQALMHPQDLTARYYLLYASLIAGISFDNGLLHFTHALEHPLSAVKPELAHGLGLGMLLPAVIKHIYPACPEVLADILNPIAPDLVGVPGEAEYAAELMETWLRQVGLIEKLQDLGFTENDVEKLANLALSTPSLDLLLSMAPIPATKETIKQIYTDSL
- a CDS encoding ribonucleotide reductase N-terminal alpha domain-containing protein; amino-acid sequence: MELSENALKVLNKRYLAKDEKGNIIETPEEMFKRVAKAVAKADEIYDKDADVIATEKKFYDLMTSLRFIPNSPTLMNAGRPLGQLSACFVLPIEDSMDGIFDSVKNAALIHKSGGGTGFSFSRLRPKGSTVKTTGGVASGPVSFLKVFNSATEAVKQGGTRRGANMAILRVDHPDILEFIKCKEDNSEITNFNISIGITEKFMEAVFKGEDYELIDPHTKAIAGKLNAKEVFDTIVKMAWRNGEPGIVFLDRMNKDNPTPALGEIESTNPCFHPDTLISTEEGLVRIEDLYKKYGNNMFNIITDNRVIKDKISQNVKDYYENGVTLRPAKVYKTGIKKTIEIILHSGQTLKVTPEHKIMTSLGWKEACKLSIGDEVLIQSSKGFFKYDDKIGEELGLFLGWLSGDGWLTSDEKVLGMVFAEYEEYILRKMQSIALKYGAGEGIINKRENGTWQILFKRKEFVNAIKSLGFEAKKAHEKRVPKSIFTASKNTVAAYINGLFSSDGTVNFVDDNHRDIRLSSTSIELLRDVQLLLLNLGIYSNIYNRTKSHPSNFEYITKDGEKRVYESKEYYELIITRNNICSFCEEMKDLIQKEKNEKLISINRPSRKNTYYTTKVEEIKESETIEVYDINEPVTNSLVANGVVVHNCGEQPLLPYESCNLGSINLVKMLKLKDGKYEVDYELLEKTIHDAVHFLDNVIDINKYPLPEIEKRTKLTRKIGLGVMGFADMLIMLKIPYNSQEAVDFADKLMGFIDEKSKDASRQLAEKRGAFPAFYDSIYKDEKPIRNATTTTIAPTGTISIIAGVSSGIEPLFAVAFVRNVMDNDKLTEVHPYFEKIIKYRGIYSKELMLKVAEHGTPSHIKEIPEDIKRIFVTAHDVSPIWHIRMQAAFQKHTDNAVSKTVNFKNEATVEDVRQVYILAYKLGCKGVTIYRDGSREGQVLNVGTKDLNKDAEKEKSAPRQRPQITRGITEKVRVGCGNLYITVNYDDNGICEVFTNVGKAGGCPSQSEATARLISIALRSGMSPLEIIEQLKGIRCHSTLRQRANNSDIKVLSCPDAIARTIEKLMNLNQTEKEIDLDETTDLAELIPRMDTKVEKISCPECGNSITHQDGCVICPNCGYSKCG
- a CDS encoding PstS family phosphate ABC transporter substrate-binding protein, whose product is MNKIKGLILVLLVSILTLSTVSCSKKTASLSGTIKIDGSSTVGPITQAVAEEFKKVNKDVEIAVGISGTGGGFKKFVVGETDINDASRPVKREEIDKAKENNIEMTEFEVAKDGIAVVVNKENTWVSDITVEQLKKIWSKDSTVKTWKDVDPSWPDIPIKLYGPGTDSGTFEYFTEAINGKAKEIRPDFTASEDDNVLVQGVEGDKGALGYFGLAYYEENKDNLKILKVNGVEPSLETVMNGTYKPLSRPLYIYVNNKSLERAEVKEFVKFYLTKAKDLVKEVGYIPLQDSKYQEQLSKIK
- the pstC gene encoding phosphate ABC transporter permease subunit PstC codes for the protein MKKILFESKSKMQKNERVINKILIILGVISILTTIGIILSLAEETIQFFRSVSIVEFFTSTKWTPMFEPANYGVLPLVMGTFLIVIFSSVISIPIGLGSAIYLSEYAPKKVRKILKPVLEILAGIPSIVYGYFALTSITPLIRSIFPNASVFNALSAGIAVGIMTIPMVSSLSEDAMMAVPDSLRLGAYALGSTKFEVATKIVVPAAFSGIAASFILAISRAIGETMIVAMAAGSTPKLTLNPLESIQTMTGYIVQISLGDVPAGSIGYKTIFAVGTLLFFITLILNILSRNIVRKYRRAY
- the pstA gene encoding phosphate ABC transporter permease PstA encodes the protein MSVLREDLVRLIDNPVSLQRRKIKNKFFHVVLFLCTIFGVVVLAFLLYDILKKGLPWLSVDFIKNFPSRFPKKSGIYPALLGSLMLILLTTVIAFPIGVGTAIYLEEYAGNNRFTELIKLNIANLAGVPSIIYGMLGLAVFVRALGMGRSILAGSFTMALLILPIIIISSQEAIRSVPGILKQASYALGTTKWQTVTGVILPYAIPGILTGTILAVSRALGEAAPLIVVGALSYVSFAPSSVMDSFTTLPIQIFNWASMPKKEFQNVAAAGIIVLLIILLAVNAIAIILRDKYQIRMKD
- the pstB gene encoding phosphate ABC transporter ATP-binding protein PstB, with product METKIKVENLNFYYGNNRALSNINMEIYKNKITAFIGPSGCGKSTFLRTINRMNEFIENTRVEGKILIDDEDIYSKKVDPVELRRRVGMVFQRPNPFPKTIYENIVYGLKKNGVKNKEILDEVVYGTLKAVALYDEVKDKIYKSALELSGGQQQRLCIARAIAMQPDIILFDEPTSALDPISTMKIEELLLNLKNDYTIIIVTHSMQQAARISDYTAFFLSGEVVELDETNKIFSNPRDKRTEDYITGRFG